The DNA window TGAGCCGACGGCCTGGGCCGCGCCCGTCGACACGTTGATTGAGTACAGGCGGTTCTGGTTCGAGAGGCCCAGCAGCGTGCCATCAGCCGGGCGCTGATCGATGCTGATGATCTTCTCTTTCTTGCCCAAACCGCTGATTCGGACCGGGCTGGATTTGAGATTGGGTATCGCCGCGTCGATGGTGTAGAGCCGGTTGGCGGGATTGACGATGACGATCCGTGATCCCGACGGCACGACGGCGATGCCGCGGATCGGCGCGTTGACCGCGCGAACTTCGCCGATGAGGGTGGCCGCACCTGACGTCAGGTTCACACTGTAAAAGCCGCTGCGACCCTTGGCCCCGGTTGCCAGGGTGGCGAACGCATTGTTCGTGCTGCCGACGGTCTCAATATCGAACCCCGTGACCTGTGTCGCATCGACGCCGAGGGCCCCGATGGTTGTCACGTTCCCGTTGTTCGGCGAGTCGGTTACACCGTCCACCGAGCCGATCGCGACAAGCGCGTTGCGGTCGGCGTCGATGCCGTAGAGCGCGGTCGGCGTACCGGCGGCGACGTTATTGGTGTAGGCGGCGGCGACGACCGTGGGATTGGCTCCGGCGTTGATGTCGCCGGTCGCGAAGGTGAGCGGAAGATCGGTCTGGGTGTCGGCGACGCCGGCATCGAAGTCTACGACCGCCCCGGTGTCGGGATCGAGCCGCAGGTTGACGTCGGTGTCGCTGACGACCCGAATGCGATCCGCGGACGGATTAAAGTCGAAGCCGAACTCGGTGCCTGACAGCGCCGGCAGGAATGCCGCGCCCCCGGCACCGACTGCCGTCGCCCGCCCGTTGGTGGGGTCGATGCGGTAAAGACGGCTGGTGTCGCCCAGTGCATAGAGCTGGCCGTTGGCCGGGCGAAAGTCGAGCCCTACCAGCGATTCGCCGCGGGCCAGTCCCTTCACCTTGGTCTTGGCGATGGTCTGGTTCGGCGTGGCCGAATCGAAGTAGACCAGGACATCGCGACCGCTGATGCCGACGACCGTGCTCAGCAGTTTGCGGTCTTCAAGGGTCTCAATGACGCTGACTTTGACGGGTTCGGTGCTAAGACGGTGCATGACGTTCCTCCTCGGGATGTCGACAATGGGGACCAGTCACTGCATCCAACTGGCGATGCAGCTGCAACTGGTTTGACGATCGTAACGATACGCAAAAAATCGACGAGCGAATCGTGAGATTAGTTTAATGTTCCATGCAGGGGTTTGCCCGACCTCAAGACAGAAGCCCCGCGCGCTCGCCGCGGCGAAGGCATGGGGCTTCGAGGCAAATCGGTGTCGAGGTGGCGTACTTGAAGGCTACTTGGCCGGCGGAACCGGTGCCCAGACGGCACCTTCGTTCACCCACGCGCGAAGGATTCGGAGTTCTTCGGCCGTGACCGGTTTGTCTTCCTTCGGCGGGGGCATTACTTCGTCCTCGTCGTCGGTCAGAATGTGCTTGATAAGCAGGCTTTCCTCGCTGTTTCCCTTGATGTAGAGCGGGCCGTCGCTCCCGCCGACCAAGGCCAGATCCTCGGTATGCATGCGGAGCTTACCCTTGTTCTTCTCTTCGCCGTGGCAGTAGATGCACTTGTCGATGAAGATGGGCCACACTTCCTTGGCGAAGTCGATCTTCCCGCCGGTAGTGGCCATGGGGACGGTCGCCGGCTTGGAAGCCGGAGCGGTCGCCGACGGAATCGTGACGGCTTCCTGCGTGCCGGGAATTGCGGGAATTGCCGGGCGGGTCGGCGGCGCGGCAACGGGAACCGATGGCGTCTTCTTCTCCTTTTCGCGTTCCTTGGCAATGTGCTTGGGCAACTGTTCCCCGGTCGCCAGCGCGATGATATTCTTTAGATTGTTGGGGTACGCTAACTCACCGCCGTCATGGGCGACCCACCCCATCGCACCCGCCAACAGCACGACGGCGAACTGCCAGCCGAGTTGTCCGGGAGCCTGGGTGGCGGTGACAGTCAGGCCTTTGCCGGTTTCGGCAGCCCGCATCGCGGCGGCGCTTTCGGTCGCCACTTTCAGTTCATACCGGTGCTTCCGGCGGAGCTGAACGGTCGCCCAGACCAGCACGGCCAGGCTGATCGCCGTCACGGCGATTCCGCCCCAGCGGTGCCAGAAGATGTCACTCTTGGTATCGAAGGGGTCAATGAAGCCCGAATCCTTCTGCGGCGCCCACGCCCAGCCGGCCAGCACGGACGGCACAGCGCCCAAAGCCCCGATCGCCAGGCAGTAGTAGACGATACTGATCGGAATCCGGCGGAACACCACCCGAAGCACCGCGGCGATCGCGCCAGCCAGCAGCAGTGCAATGGGGATGTGCACGACCATCGGGTGCGTCAGGCCCTGGGCGTACCAGATACGCTCGCCGGGCGAGAGGGGATCTGCGGCGAAAGCCGGCGCGGCGACAACGCCGAAAACTCCGATGGATGCCGCGATGATTGGGGTCAATTTCAAGTTGCGCTCTCCTGCGAATTGGTCCGCATGAAACTTTCACCAGGCGGCTGGGTCTAATGAGTGGAGATCGACATCGGGACATACGCCCGCCGATGCTTCCTCTGCCTCAGACCCCCGGACGGAGACCGCCATGCTCAACTGCCTTACCGCCTTCGACTTCCGAGTCTCACAGCCTCGTGCGGGGTTTATCCTAGTCGGCAGGCGACGTGTCGTCGCGGCCTGCCGGTTTCTTACGGTTCTGCTGATTGCCATCATGGGAATCGCAATGCCCGCGCGAGGCGACGGCTTCATCGTGATCCACAACCCGCCGGCTCGCCCGGTGACGCCCGGGCACTTCACGTTCGCACCGCTCGAGGTCACTTATCATCGGGTCAACGTCGAGATCTCGGACAGCGTTGCCACAACCACGGTCGAACAGGAATTCTACAATCCAAACCCGCAGCGGTTGGAAGGAACTTACCTGTTCCCCCTGCCGGACGGCACTCACATCGACAAGTTCTCGATGGACGTCAACGGCAAGATGATGGAGGCCGAACTCCTCGACGCCGGTAAGGCCCGGCAAATCTATGAAGACATCGTCCGCCAGGCCCGTGATCCCGCCCTGCTCGAATACGCGGGCCGGTCGGCGTTCAAGGTTCGCATCTTCCCGATCGAGCCACACAGCCGCAAGCCCGTCAAAATCACCTATACGCAGCTTCTTAAAACAGACACCGGATTGACCGAATACGTCTATCCGCTGAACACCGAAAAGTTCAGCTCCAAGCCGCTCAGCCAGGTGTCGGTCAAGGTGAGCCTCAAGTGCTCCGAGCCTATCAAGAGCCTCTACTGTCCCAGTCACGACGTCGAGATCAAGCGAGACGGCGACAAGGCGGCGGTTGTCGGCTGGGAGCGGGCCAATGTGCGACCCGACACCGACTTCAAAGTCATCTACTCGCGCACCGACAAGCCCGTCTCCGTCGATCTGCTCACCTATCGCAACGGCCCGGACGACGGCTACTTCCTGTTGCTGGCGGCCCCGGGGATGACCGCACCCAAAGGCGAAATCCAGAAAAAGGACGTCTGCTTCGTTCTCGATACCAGCGGTTCGATGTCGGAAAACAACGGCAAGAAGATGGAGCAGGCCAAGAAGGCGCTCTCGTTCTGCCTGCAGAACCTTAACGAAGGAGACCGTTTCGAAATCGTTCGCTTCAGCACTGAAGCCGAGCCCCTGTTTAACGAACTCCGCGCTGCCGACAAGGCAAACCTGGAGACGGCACAGAAGTTCGTCGCCTCGTTACGCCCCATCGGCGGTACCGCGATCAACGACGCACTGACCAAGGCGATGGAACTAAAATCCAAGCGTGGCGGCGACGACAAGGAGCGCCCTTACGTCGTGATCTTCCTGACCGACGGGCAGCCGACGATCGGCGAGACCAACGAAGACAACATTCTTGCGGCGATGAACAAGGCACAGGAAAAAGGTGGCGCGGCCGGTTCGACCCGCGTGTTCTCCTTCGGCATCGGCACTGACGTCAACACGCACCTGCTCGACAGGATTGCATCGGGCACGCGAGCGTTCAGCCAGTACGTCCTCCCCGACGAAAACCTCGAGGTAAAGCTCAGCAACTTCTACACGAAGATCAAGGAACCGGTGCTGGCGAACGTGGAAGTGACCTTCACCGGCGGCGACATCAAGACAACGCAACTGTATCCCAACGCCCTGCCGGACCTGTTCAAGGGAGAGCAGGTCATCCTGTTCGGCCGCTACAGCGGCAAAGGTGCTGCAGCCGTAAAGATCAGCGGAACCCTCAACGGTCAGAAGCAGACGTTCGTGCAGGACGTCACGTTCGCGGAGAAGGAGACGAAGAATGCCTTCATTCCGGCACTCTGGGCGACCCGGCGTATCGGCTTCCTGCTGGACGAAATCCGCCTGCGCGGGGAGTCGAGGGAGCTTCGCGATGAAGTGACTCGGCTGGCGCGGGAGCATGGCATCGTCACGCCATATACCGCTTTCCTGATTCTCGAAGACGAGTCGCGGCGGAACGTGCCGCTGGCGATGCAGACGTTGCGGGAGTTGCGAGCCGACGCCCCCGCCGCCAGCAGTGCCGCCGGCCGATACGAATCGGCTCGCGACGAGTTCAGCGACCGCCGATCCCGCGCCGGCGAGAAGGCTGTCGCCAACGCCAAGGATGTTGACGCGCTCAAGCAGCAGTGGAATCTGGAGCAGGGCCAGCGTGGCGGCGAAGAACTGCGGAAGCGCCCCGCCGGAGCCCCCGGCCCCGTCGCGACGACGCCCGGCGGAAGGCAACCGCAAGAGCCCGGACAGGCCGCGGCGGCTGGTAGCGGCGGCACCGGCAATGAATACGGGTACCGGCAGGCACAGAATTACACCCAGCAGGCCCGTGTCGTGAACGGCCGTGCGTTCTACCAGAATGGCAAGACCTGGACCGATGCCACCGCGCAGGAGGCTGTCGCGAAGAACAAGGCTCTGCGACAGCAGGAGGTCAAGTTCAACACCGACGCCTACTTCGCACTGCTTAAGGAGTACCCTGAGTCGGCTCAGTGGCTCTCGCTGGGTGAGGAAGTAGATGTCGTGCTCGGCGACACGCTATATCAGATCCGCGGGTAGGCTCGCGGCCGTCAAGCACGGCGAGCAGGAAAAGCCCCGCAGAATAGAACAGCCCCGCAGAAGCGAGTTGATCGCCGCTGCGGGGCTTACTGTTTAGGTCGCGGTCCAAAGACTTGGCGTTACAGCCCTGTCACGATGACCGACCGGATGACCGATGAACCGGCCAACCCGCCGCCATTGGCCAGGCTGAATCCCTGGACATCAAGGGTGTGCGCGCCGTTGGAGACGACCCACGGCTGGTAGTCGGCGGTATCCGTCCCGACGACCGCTCCGATGTCTCCGGCGATTGCGAACGGTCGAGCGCTTTCCACCCGCACGACATTGCCGTCGAGCTTGAAGACCGCGCTCTTGGTAACGCCGGCGGTGTTGGCCCGGATGCTGTAGGTCCGGCCGCCGCTGAAGTCGATGGTCATGCCATCGACGATGGTGGCGACGTCCTGATCCGTCGTCGCGTCGACCAGTGTCAGGGTGGTGACACCGAAAGTGGTCGCGGGCGGGGGAGACGCCGGCGGCGACACCGGTGGCGGAGAGGTCGGTGGTACGGCCGGGCTGCCGGGGGCGGCGACCTGGAGGTGCGTCAGGTGCGTCGCACCCGTCGCCGCACCGCCGATGCCAATACTGAGCTTTCCGTCATTCACCGTGACAGTGATCGACTTGCTCGCAAACACATTGGCGGCCAGGCCCTGGTAGTTGAATAACTGCTGGCCTTCCACCCAGACGTTGTTCGTCGATGTCGCGGCTGCATCGCCGACGCCCACCGTGACGGTGTAAGTTCCGTTGGGTACTGCAAGCTCCCAGCGGGTACCGGCCTTCACGCCGACGTTCGTGTCGAGCAACTGATCGGCGTTGATCTCCCGGTCGGCAACGGCATCGGCGTTGGACGCGGACCAGCCATAGGTCAAACCGTTGCGGGCGGCGTAGATGTCGCCGGCATCGATCGTGTAGCCCGCTACCGCGGGTGCCGCGGCCGGCTGGAAGTTAATGCTGACCGGCGAGAACGTCACCGGCGGAGGCACGGTCGGGGTGCCGGCGGTGGAGAAGTTCACGACGATCGGCGTACCCGCGACGCCCGTACCGTTCTGACCGGAGTAGGCCGTCGCGATCAGGGTGCTGGCACCCGTGGGCACTGACCACGGCGTGTAGTCGGAGCCGACTTCACCGGCAATGCTGTACGGGCTGAAGTTTTCCGTGCGGACCACACTGCCGTTGACGCTGAACACCACGCTGCCGATGGCGGTCGGACCCGGTTCGGCACGAACCGTGTACTGCTTGCCGCCGGTCAGATCGAGCACCGCCCCGTCAGCGAATGAACCGAGCGGCGCATCGGTGGCGGCATCGAGCAGCGTAAGCCCGGCCAGCGTGGGGCCTGTAGTCGGGGGCGGCGGTTCGACCGGGCCCGGGTTGGTCGGCGAAGGTCCTGCACCGTTGGCCGCTTTGACGTTGGTGATAAGGAAGACGTTGTCCTGGAAGTCGTAGTTCCGCGCCAGGTAATCCATCCCCATGATGTACGCATTGGGGATCAGGTTGCCGCTGCGGTCTCGCGCCGGCCAGAACCGGATGTGGTGACCGTAGTTGCCACCGGGCTGTTCCTGCTTGTTGAGCTGGTCCTCGCTCCATTCGCTGTCCACGCGGAAACCGAAGCTGCCCGTCGGGTTGAACGCGTTGGCGCCCGTCGCGCCGGCGGTGGTCCTGGGGAGCAGGCTCTGCGCCTCGACACCGCTGTGCGTGATCAGCCCCTTCAGCGCCATGTTCGACTTCTCGTACCACGAAAGCTTGGCCGTATCGCCCTGGCTCTGATACGCGACGAGCTGCCGCACCGTCACCGGCTGATTCGCGTCCACGCGCTGCCAGAGGCCGCTGAGCACTTCCTCGCCGACGGCGGTCCGCTTGCCGCCGGTGTTTAGCGCTTCGCCCGGCTTAAGGATCTGGGTTCCGAACCCGAAGATCGTGTTGATGATCGTCGGGAGATTCGCTTCCTGGTCCTGCTCGTTCTTGAGCTGGTAGTAGCCGCGGAGTTCGATGACCTTCGGGCCATCGGTGGTGGTGATCGTCAGCGTGTTCTTGTACGTGCCGTTAGCGTTCTTGCTGCGGCCGGTCAGGTCGATCGTTTCGTTGACGGTCGTGGTCGGCGGCGCGGTGGCGACGAACTTGATTGTGACCGTCACCGACTGGCCCGGAAGAAGAACGGTGCCAGCCGCCGGTCCACCGGTGATCCGCCATGCCGAGGCATTGCTAAGCACGAGCGAACTGATCGTGATCGGCGTGCTCTTGTTGTTCGTGATCTTGAGCGAGCCGGTGTCGTGAACGACGTTGTTCGGCGGCTGATAGAACAGACCGGTCTCGGGGTCCTTGAGCTGCGCCGGTGGCTGCACGCCGATGCGGTTGAACACCAGGCGGTCGTTGTACGGAACGCCGTCGAGGTTCTCGTAGGTGACTTCTGCAGTGACCGACGGTGCGGCGATCTTCACGTTGCGGATGATGCCGATGAAGTCATTGACGTCGAACGAACCGTTGCCGTTGACGTAATCCTCGCTCGTGAACACGTAGGCGTTGGGGACGATCGTGCCGTCGGCATTCTTGAGCGGGTAGAAGCGAACCTTGCGGCGGTCGGCGGCGGTGAGTTCGCCGGTGTTGAGGTTGTCCTCGCTGTAAGCCGTGTTGCCGAAGATCGGGAACGTGATGTACAGGCCAAAAGTGGCAGCGCCGGGGTCGAAGCTTCCGGGCCCATTGGGATTCAGGGTCACGCTCTGGGCTTCGGTGCTGTTGATCGTCAGCACTTCGGTCTTGCTGGTGGGGCTTCCGGCGGTGTAGTAGCCGAACCGCGCCGCCGGTGATCCACCGGCGAAGGTGCCCAGCGTCTGGATGATGATCGGCCCGCTGACCGACTTCACGAATCGCTGTGCAACGACTTCGTCACTGGCACCGAGGCTTTCGGTGAGGTTGTAGAGATCGGTGTTGGCGGCGTTCTTATCGCCGGTATTGATGTTGAGCTGATACAGGTCGAACAGCCGCTGAAGCGAGGGTTCGTTCTGTCCGCCGGTGCCGGCGGTCGCGAGCCCGCGGAGCGGGACAGTGATCGACGGCTTGCTCGCGTCGGCGCTGGTGATGACGAGCGACGAGGTATGAATCCCCAGCGTCGTCGCGGCCGGTGCCTTGTAGACCACCTGCACGGTGACCGTCGCCCCCGGCGTCAGAACGCCGGGCAGACCCTGGGTCGCGGTGATCTGGAAGTTGCCGGCCTCTCCGCCGGAGATTGCCAGCCCGGTGATGCTCAGGTTGGTGGTGCTGGTGTTGGTGATCCGAAGCTTGGCCGCACCACTGGTCTGGCCGCGGACGGCGTTCATGACCAGGACACCCTTGTCGAGCAGGATGCTCGTGCCCTTGACGGTGGTCACCGACGTGGGGCCGCCGGAGCCGTCGGTCGAAGGACCGGGCGGCGGGGACGGAGGGACCGTCACGTTGCTGGGACGCAGGAGCGTGATCTTCTGTCCGCCGAACTCGGCGATGAAGAGCATGCCGTTGCGCGGATCGCTGGCATTGGCCGGGTTGCGGTATTCGATCAGGTCGACGGGATCGGTAAATGCGGCCTGGCCGCCAATGCCGGCAATGGTCTGAGAGGCATCAATGCCGCCGCTGAGGTTGGGGGTCAGCGCGATGATGTCGTCGCCGCCGGAATAGCGGACCACCAGCAGTTTGCCCTTGAGGGCTCCGCCGAAGGTGTCGCTCTTGTACTCGATCATCCCGTTCGGGGAGTAGCTCTGGCCGAAGTCATAGGCGGCCGGCGCCCAGTTGACGTCGGGCTTCACGCCGACCGGATACGACGCGATCTCCTGGGGGTCCACGCCGCTGGTCGGGTTGCCGCCGTTGAACGCGAACTCGCCGCGCGACGGGTTGGGATGGCCGTAGTACTTGCCCTGCTGAACGTTAAACAGCCAGTCGTGCTCGGTTTCGCGGACGTTCGTCAGTCCGGGGATGACCGGGCCGGAATAGAGCCCGCCCGAAGGGGGCCGCGCGCCGGACGTGGTGTTCGACGCAGGCGTGTTGCCGCCCGCAGCCGATCCGTTGACGGCGGTGTAAAGCTTGCCGTTGGAGTGCCAGACCAGGTCGTAGCCGTTGCGAACGCCGGTGGCGTAAAGCGTCAGCGGTGCGCCCGGGGCATAGGGGTTGTAGGTTCCGCCGGCCTCGGTGGTCTTGGCGTTGAGCGCGCCCTGGCCGTTGGTGATTCGCGTGGCGATCGCGTTGACATCGAGCCGCAGAATCGCGGCGCTGAGACGGTTTTCGTTGCGGTTACCCCACGACAGATCGGCAGCGCCCATCGCGGTATTGGCACCCTGGGATACGTACAACGCCCCGTCGGGGCCGAAGGTCGCCTGGTTGGTCAGGTGGTCGCGGACGGACCTGGGCAGGTTCGTCACGTAGTCCTGGTAGGTTCCCAGGTTCGCGCCGCTGAGGCGGCTGATTTTGCCGGTCCAGTTGGTGCCGTTGGTTTCGGCCTGCTGGGTGTGGGTGACGAAAAGAACCAGGTTCGACGAGGTGCTGGATGGGGCAAAGACCAGCCCGATGATGGACCGTGCTCCGCCGTTGGCCGTGTTGACCGTGCTAATCGACTGCTTATTGCTGAGCGTGCCGTCGGCGCCAACATCGAACCGCTGGATCACGCCGTCCAGAGTGCCGGCGTAAAGCTTGCCGTCCGGGCCGATGACGACCGAGGTATACTCCTTCGCCTGTGCCGCAGCCTGCTCGACCTTCGTGAAGTTGATGGCGCTCGCAGCCGGCCCGCCGACCGTACCGGTCGTGAAGGTGCTGGAGAACGGGGTCATCGAGGTGCCGGTGACGTCTTTCACGCCGACGGTCACGTTGAACTGGTAGAGCGTGTTGGGGTCGAGATAGACGTGGGGCTGGAACACAATGGAATCGCCGCCACCGCTGGTGCCGGAGGTTCCCGGCACGACCGCGCCGTCAGACACCCTGACGACGGTCACAGAACCGTTGAGCGTCGTGGGATCGAGCCCGCCGTTCGGAAG is part of the Humisphaera borealis genome and encodes:
- a CDS encoding c-type cytochrome domain-containing protein, with amino-acid sequence MKLTPIIAASIGVFGVVAAPAFAADPLSPGERIWYAQGLTHPMVVHIPIALLLAGAIAAVLRVVFRRIPISIVYYCLAIGALGAVPSVLAGWAWAPQKDSGFIDPFDTKSDIFWHRWGGIAVTAISLAVLVWATVQLRRKHRYELKVATESAAAMRAAETGKGLTVTATQAPGQLGWQFAVVLLAGAMGWVAHDGGELAYPNNLKNIIALATGEQLPKHIAKEREKEKKTPSVPVAAPPTRPAIPAIPGTQEAVTIPSATAPASKPATVPMATTGGKIDFAKEVWPIFIDKCIYCHGEEKNKGKLRMHTEDLALVGGSDGPLYIKGNSEESLLIKHILTDDEDEVMPPPKEDKPVTAEELRILRAWVNEGAVWAPVPPAK
- a CDS encoding Ig-like domain-containing protein, producing the protein MFGRFRTQSRPVDRRQLSPSSEIGGLRSRLVVARAWCPVVETLESRQMLAGDLGTSGTATGGSGTQVLAAALASPSVSAVRPANGTTGVRRDAFIACDLSLPNGGLDPTTLNGSVTVVRVSDGAVVPGTSGTSGGGDSIVFQPHVYLDPNTLYQFNVTVGVKDVTGTSMTPFSSTFTTGTVGGPAASAINFTKVEQAAAQAKEYTSVVIGPDGKLYAGTLDGVIQRFDVGADGTLSNKQSISTVNTANGGARSIIGLVFAPSSTSSNLVLFVTHTQQAETNGTNWTGKISRLSGANLGTYQDYVTNLPRSVRDHLTNQATFGPDGALYVSQGANTAMGAADLSWGNRNENRLSAAILRLDVNAIATRITNGQGALNAKTTEAGGTYNPYAPGAPLTLYATGVRNGYDLVWHSNGKLYTAVNGSAAGGNTPASNTTSGARPPSGGLYSGPVIPGLTNVRETEHDWLFNVQQGKYYGHPNPSRGEFAFNGGNPTSGVDPQEIASYPVGVKPDVNWAPAAYDFGQSYSPNGMIEYKSDTFGGALKGKLLVVRYSGGDDIIALTPNLSGGIDASQTIAGIGGQAAFTDPVDLIEYRNPANASDPRNGMLFIAEFGGQKITLLRPSNVTVPPSPPPGPSTDGSGGPTSVTTVKGTSILLDKGVLVMNAVRGQTSGAAKLRITNTSTTNLSITGLAISGGEAGNFQITATQGLPGVLTPGATVTVQVVYKAPAATTLGIHTSSLVITSADASKPSITVPLRGLATAGTGGQNEPSLQRLFDLYQLNINTGDKNAANTDLYNLTESLGASDEVVAQRFVKSVSGPIIIQTLGTFAGGSPAARFGYYTAGSPTSKTEVLTINSTEAQSVTLNPNGPGSFDPGAATFGLYITFPIFGNTAYSEDNLNTGELTAADRRKVRFYPLKNADGTIVPNAYVFTSEDYVNGNGSFDVNDFIGIIRNVKIAAPSVTAEVTYENLDGVPYNDRLVFNRIGVQPPAQLKDPETGLFYQPPNNVVHDTGSLKITNNKSTPITISSLVLSNASAWRITGGPAAGTVLLPGQSVTVTIKFVATAPPTTTVNETIDLTGRSKNANGTYKNTLTITTTDGPKVIELRGYYQLKNEQDQEANLPTIINTIFGFGTQILKPGEALNTGGKRTAVGEEVLSGLWQRVDANQPVTVRQLVAYQSQGDTAKLSWYEKSNMALKGLITHSGVEAQSLLPRTTAGATGANAFNPTGSFGFRVDSEWSEDQLNKQEQPGGNYGHHIRFWPARDRSGNLIPNAYIMGMDYLARNYDFQDNVFLITNVKAANGAGPSPTNPGPVEPPPPTTGPTLAGLTLLDAATDAPLGSFADGAVLDLTGGKQYTVRAEPGPTAIGSVVFSVNGSVVRTENFSPYSIAGEVGSDYTPWSVPTGASTLIATAYSGQNGTGVAGTPIVVNFSTAGTPTVPPPVTFSPVSINFQPAAAPAVAGYTIDAGDIYAARNGLTYGWSASNADAVADREINADQLLDTNVGVKAGTRWELAVPNGTYTVTVGVGDAAATSTNNVWVEGQQLFNYQGLAANVFASKSITVTVNDGKLSIGIGGAATGATHLTHLQVAAPGSPAVPPTSPPPVSPPASPPPATTFGVTTLTLVDATTDQDVATIVDGMTIDFSGGRTYSIRANTAGVTKSAVFKLDGNVVRVESARPFAIAGDIGAVVGTDTADYQPWVVSNGAHTLDVQGFSLANGGGLAGSSVIRSVIVTGL
- a CDS encoding DUF4394 domain-containing protein, with the protein product MHRLSTEPVKVSVIETLEDRKLLSTVVGISGRDVLVYFDSATPNQTIAKTKVKGLARGESLVGLDFRPANGQLYALGDTSRLYRIDPTNGRATAVGAGGAAFLPALSGTEFGFDFNPSADRIRVVSDTDVNLRLDPDTGAVVDFDAGVADTQTDLPLTFATGDINAGANPTVVAAAYTNNVAAGTPTALYGIDADRNALVAIGSVDGVTDSPNNGNVTTIGALGVDATQVTGFDIETVGSTNNAFATLATGAKGRSGFYSVNLTSGAATLIGEVRAVNAPIRGIAVVPSGSRIVIVNPANRLYTIDAAIPNLKSSPVRISGLGKKEKIISIDQRPADGTLLGLSNQNRLYSINVSTGAAQAVGSRNTVTLNKKAKLDMDFNPSVDLIRVVNTAGENVRYNPIDGQIVDSDVVTAGVQFDGPIVYASTDVNAAATPSVTGIAYGSNVAATPSTTLFAIDAKQDVLVTVGTAGGATSPNTGQLFTVGALGVNVKDVSLFDIVTNNSADTGYAIFRQSSGGRALYRIDLTTGAATVIGNLPNGVVPVGMALSFPVAV
- a CDS encoding VIT and vWA domain-containing protein is translated as MLNCLTAFDFRVSQPRAGFILVGRRRVVAACRFLTVLLIAIMGIAMPARGDGFIVIHNPPARPVTPGHFTFAPLEVTYHRVNVEISDSVATTTVEQEFYNPNPQRLEGTYLFPLPDGTHIDKFSMDVNGKMMEAELLDAGKARQIYEDIVRQARDPALLEYAGRSAFKVRIFPIEPHSRKPVKITYTQLLKTDTGLTEYVYPLNTEKFSSKPLSQVSVKVSLKCSEPIKSLYCPSHDVEIKRDGDKAAVVGWERANVRPDTDFKVIYSRTDKPVSVDLLTYRNGPDDGYFLLLAAPGMTAPKGEIQKKDVCFVLDTSGSMSENNGKKMEQAKKALSFCLQNLNEGDRFEIVRFSTEAEPLFNELRAADKANLETAQKFVASLRPIGGTAINDALTKAMELKSKRGGDDKERPYVVIFLTDGQPTIGETNEDNILAAMNKAQEKGGAAGSTRVFSFGIGTDVNTHLLDRIASGTRAFSQYVLPDENLEVKLSNFYTKIKEPVLANVEVTFTGGDIKTTQLYPNALPDLFKGEQVILFGRYSGKGAAAVKISGTLNGQKQTFVQDVTFAEKETKNAFIPALWATRRIGFLLDEIRLRGESRELRDEVTRLAREHGIVTPYTAFLILEDESRRNVPLAMQTLRELRADAPAASSAAGRYESARDEFSDRRSRAGEKAVANAKDVDALKQQWNLEQGQRGGEELRKRPAGAPGPVATTPGGRQPQEPGQAAAAGSGGTGNEYGYRQAQNYTQQARVVNGRAFYQNGKTWTDATAQEAVAKNKALRQQEVKFNTDAYFALLKEYPESAQWLSLGEEVDVVLGDTLYQIRG